The Trichosurus vulpecula isolate mTriVul1 chromosome 3, mTriVul1.pri, whole genome shotgun sequence genome includes a window with the following:
- the SIVA1 gene encoding apoptosis regulatory protein Siva: MPKRCCPFGDASPLQLKVRVGPKELSRGVFGERYTREIFEKTKQLLFRGAQAYMDHMWDESCATNHLPEPAKHGHEAPRAVCALSGQMLIGQDGKLLRRPAQATGDTDSSEGMAKACSSCVRTVHGKETCSQCDRFLCQSCIKICYGCDTVVCLLCAVVNYSDIGESALCSGCSMFEA; this comes from the exons ATGCCGAAGCGATGCTGCCCCTTTGGGGATGCGAGCCCGCTGCAACTCAAGGTCAGGGTCGGTCCGAAGGAGCTGAGCCGAGGCGTCTTCGGAGAGCGCTATACGCGGGAGATCTTTG AGAAGACCAAGCAGCTCTTGTTCCGGGGAGCCCAAGCCTACATGGACCACATGTGGGATGAGAGCTGTGCCACGAACCACCTTCCAGAGCCAGCAAAGCACGGTCATGAAGCCCCAAGGGCAGTGTGTGCTCTGAGTGGGCAGATGCTGATTGGGCAGGATGGGAAACTGCTCCGGAGGCCTGCACAGGCCACAGGTGACACAG ACTCATCGGAGGGAATGGCCAAAGCCTGCTCTTCCTGTGTAAGGACTGTCCATGGGAAAGAGACCTGTAGCCAGTGTGACCGCTTCCTGTGTCAGAGCTGCATCAAAATCTGCTATGGCTGCGACACTGTGGTCTGCTTGCTGTGTGCTGTTGTTAA TTACAGTGACATTGGTGAGAGTGCACTCTGCAGTGGCTGCTCCATGTTTGAAGCCTGA